A genomic segment from Lignipirellula cremea encodes:
- a CDS encoding slipin family protein: protein MFLKHFKIRSYEIGLLFRNDEFQGLLRAGSHWLLDPLDRVRVQVVSQRDPWLQHEQLDVIIRSGALTGMAEVIDLKDYQRALIWVEGRFSHILAPGLYAYWTGQRKVTIEVVDAREARFEHHDLKIIARSPLAARLLDVRNLQRHFEGVLFQNGRYQETLAPGLYAFWQGAAEIQIAEVDTRETVIDVGGQEVMTADKVTLRLNALVGYRIVDARQAVTASDDVRQALYREAQLALRAVVGVRELDAVLGDKDALVAELEQQIRGRASQLGLEVLSAGIRDIILPGDMKELMNKVTEARKAAEANLIARREETAAMRSQANTAKLLADNPTLMRLRELEVLERVAGEGKLSVVLGEKGLAERIVNLL, encoded by the coding sequence ATGTTCCTGAAGCACTTCAAGATTCGCAGCTACGAGATCGGACTGCTCTTCCGCAACGACGAGTTCCAGGGACTGCTCCGCGCCGGTTCGCACTGGCTGCTGGATCCGCTGGACCGCGTGCGCGTGCAGGTGGTCTCCCAGCGGGACCCGTGGCTGCAGCACGAGCAGCTCGACGTGATCATCCGCTCCGGCGCGCTGACGGGGATGGCCGAGGTCATCGACCTGAAGGATTACCAGCGGGCGCTGATCTGGGTGGAGGGTCGCTTCAGCCACATCCTGGCGCCGGGGCTGTACGCGTACTGGACGGGCCAGCGGAAGGTGACGATTGAAGTGGTCGACGCCCGGGAGGCGCGGTTCGAGCACCATGACCTGAAGATCATCGCCCGGTCGCCGCTGGCGGCCCGGCTGCTCGACGTGCGGAACCTGCAGCGGCACTTTGAGGGCGTGCTGTTCCAGAACGGCCGGTACCAGGAAACGCTGGCGCCGGGACTGTACGCCTTCTGGCAGGGAGCGGCCGAGATTCAGATCGCGGAAGTCGATACGCGGGAAACCGTGATCGATGTCGGCGGTCAGGAAGTGATGACGGCGGACAAGGTCACGCTGCGGTTGAACGCCCTGGTGGGATACCGCATCGTCGACGCGCGTCAGGCGGTCACCGCGAGCGACGACGTGCGGCAGGCCCTGTACCGCGAAGCGCAGCTGGCGTTGCGGGCGGTCGTGGGGGTCCGCGAGCTCGACGCCGTGCTGGGCGACAAGGATGCGCTGGTGGCGGAACTGGAGCAGCAGATCCGCGGCCGGGCCAGCCAGCTGGGCCTGGAAGTCCTGTCGGCCGGTATCCGCGACATCATCCTGCCAGGCGATATGAAGGAGCTGATGAACAAGGTTACCGAAGCCCGCAAGGCGGCCGAGGCGAACCTGATTGCGCGGCGGGAGGAAACGGCCGCCATGCGCAGCCAGGCGAACACGGCCAAGCTGCTGGCCGATAACCCCACGTTGATGCGTCTACGGGAACTGGAAGTCCTGGAGCGGGTCGCTGGCGAAGGGAAGCTCAGCGTGGTGCTCGGCGAGAAGGGCCTCGCCGAGCGGATCGTCAACCTCCTGTAA